In the genome of Candidatus Palauibacter australiensis, the window CATCCCGGCAATCCGGCGGAGTCCCGAGCCCGACGTGAGGTACACCTCGGCGTCCGAAACGAGCGCCGTCGCAATCTGCAGGGCCCGTTCCGACCGACCTCCGAGCCGCGCTCGTACTTCGGCGGCCTGAATGGCGATTTCGGGGCTGGCCGGTACGATGCCCAATCGAGGGTAGAGCCGCATGTACCGCGCCACGTCGCCCGCCAATGTCGGCTCTCCCTGCCGGTAGACTTCCACGAGGACCTGGTACAGAGTCAGGCTCGACGTCTGGGCCTTGACCGCGCCGCTCGCGATGCCCGAGAAGGTGAGTTCCGTTTGTCTCGTCGGACCCGTGCCGGTCAGGTGAAGCGCGAATACGCGAGCGTCGACGTGGACGAGACCGGCCCGGGCGAGACGCTCCTCGAGACCTGCGGGGCGCCCGTCGTCCGCCATTCAGGCGTCCTCGAGCTCGATCCAGAGATCCCCGGCATCGACGACATCCCGGAGCACGCCCCGCAGCCGATCATCCTGCTCGGGCGGCAGCTTTTCCATCCTCACGGTGTCACCATCCACCGACACCGAGAGCCGGTCGCCGGGCCTGAGGCGGAGCGCCTCGCGCGCGACTTTTGGCACCACGATCTGGTTCTTGCTGCTCATCTTTACGGAAACCACCATACGGCCAACCTTAGCGCTTTACCGTATCGCTTGGCAAGCGGAGGGTCCGCAGCGGGATGGGGAGGGGCAGGTGCTGGATCGGGGTCGAAAGATCAGGTCAGTTGAACAACCAGACCATCACGATGTAGGCGAGATAGAGGAGCAGGAGCAGCCCTCCCTCCGCCCTCTGCACAGTGCCGCGGTGCAGGGCGAGGGGGATGAGGATGACGGAGAAGGCCAGGGCCGGAAGCACATAGCCGACGACGATCGTCGGATGGAGCACGAGCGGGCGAACGAGCGCAGCCGTCCCGAGCACAAGGCCGAGATTGAACACGTTCGAGCCGATCACGTTTCCGATCGCAATGTCTCCCATGCGCCTGAAGGCGGCCACCAGCGTGGAGGCCAATTCCGGCAGTGAAGTGCCGACCGCGATCATGGTGGCGGCGATCACCGCCTCCGGAACGGCCAGCGACCGGGCGATCCCCTCGGCGCCCTCCAGCAGCCAGCGCGCCCCGTACGTAAGGCAGGGCAGGCCGATGCCGATCCGCACGAGCGACCACCAGACTCCCGGCGCTGCGATGTCGGTCCTTGGCGGCTCGGGTCCGGCGGCCGGCGGAGGTGCGTCCGGATCGGGAGCGCGATCCGTCTTCCCGAACAGGCCCACGCGTTCCCACTTCAGGAGAAAGAACAGGTAGAGCGCCCAGCCGAAGACGAGCACGAGTCCGTCGAGGCGTCCGACGGCAT includes:
- a CDS encoding PIN domain-containing protein; the protein is MADDGRPAGLEERLARAGLVHVDARVFALHLTGTGPTRQTELTFSGIASGAVKAQTSSLTLYQVLVEVYRQGEPTLAGDVARYMRLYPRLGIVPASPEIAIQAAEVRARLGGRSERALQIATALVSDAEVYLTSGSGLRRIAGMRVLNVEDFGQG
- a CDS encoding AbrB/MazE/SpoVT family DNA-binding domain-containing protein → MSSKNQIVVPKVAREALRLRPGDRLSVSVDGDTVRMEKLPPEQDDRLRGVLRDVVDAGDLWIELEDA
- a CDS encoding calcium/sodium antiporter gives rise to the protein MRNTLLFAFAFLPLTLGADWLVRGAAGLAQRFGVSPLVVGLTVVAFGTSAPELVVSALASLEGDADVAVGNIMGSTAANVGLIVGVGALIRPIEVHRRVIVRETPLVIVVLSLVMVLSLNDAVGRLDGLVLVFGWALYLFFLLKWERVGLFGKTDRAPDPDAPPPAAGPEPPRTDIAAPGVWWSLVRIGIGLPCLTYGARWLLEGAEGIARSLAVPEAVIAATMIAVGTSLPELASTLVAAFRRMGDIAIGNVIGSNVFNLGLVLGTAALVRPLVLHPTIVVGYVLPALAFSVILIPLALHRGTVQRAEGGLLLLLYLAYIVMVWLFN